GATAGAAAAATGGCAGATTTAAAAGATTTCGCAGAACAATTAGTTAACCTTACTGTAAAAGAAGTAAATGAGTTAGCAACTATATTAAAAGATGAGTATGGTATCGAGCCTGCTGCTGCTGCTGCAGTTGCTGTTGCTGGTCCTGCTGCAGGTGGAGAAGCTGAAGAAGCTCAAACTGAATTTGATGTTATTTTAAAAGCAGCAGGTAGTTCTAAATTAGCTGTTGTAAAATTAGTTAAAGAATTAACTGGTTTAGGTTTAAAAGAAGCTAAAGGTTTAGTTGATGATGCACCAAGTGCAATTAAAGAAGGTGTTTCTAAAGACGAAGCTGAAGGTTTAAAATCTTCATTAGAAGAAGCAGGAGCTGAGGTTGAGCTTAAGTAAGCTTACCATTTCAAAAACATAAAGGTTTAGGTCTGAAGAGTACTCTTCAAGACCTAAACCATTTTGCGTATATAATGATTACATACGCGTTATCACTATTTTTTAATCAAAATTCCGTCTATTGATGTTATCAACACAAGCTGAAAGATTAAATTTCTCTTCTATTGTAAATAGAACAGAATATCCAGATTTTTTGGATATTCAGATTAAATCCTTCCAGGATTTTTTCCAATTAGAAACAAAATCTGAAGAAAGAGGAGATGAAGGTCTATATAATACCTTCATGGAGAACTTCCCTATCACAGATTCACGTAATCAATTCGTATTAGAATTTTTAGATTACTTTGTAGATCCACCAAGATATGCTATTGATGAGTGTATTGAAAGAGGGCTTACTTACAGCGTTCCGCTAAAAGCAAGGTTAAAGTTATATTGTACAGACCCTGAACATGAGGATTTCGAGACTATTGTTCAAGATGTGTATTTAGGAACAATACCTTACATGACACCTAGTGGTACTTTTTGTATCAATGGAGCAGAGCGTGTAGTGGTATCTCAATTACACCGTTCACCAGGGGTATTCTTTGGTCAATCTTTCCATGCTAATGGAACAAAATTATATTCAGCAAGAGTTATACCATTCAAAGGATCGTGGATTGAGTTTGCTACAGATATCAATCAGGTAATGTATGCTTACATTGATAGAAAGAAAAAATTACCTGTTACAACACTTTTCCGTGCTATTGGATTTGAGCGTGATAAAGATATTTTAGAGATTTTTGATTTAGCTGAAGAAGTTAAAGTATCAAAATCTGGTTTGAAGAAATATTTAGGAAGAAAATTAGCAGCCCGTGTACTTAACACTTGGCATGAGGATTTTGTTGATGAAGATACAGGTGAGGTAGTCTCTATCGAGCGTAATGAAATTGTATTAGATCGTGATACCATTCTAGATAAAGATAATCTTGAAGAGATTCTTGAAGTTGATGTTAAAACGATTCTTTTACATAAAGAAAGTGCAGAACAAGGTGATTATGCTATTATTCATAACACACTTCAAAAAGATCCAACAAACTCTGAAAAAGAGGCTGTTGAACATATTTATAGACAATTACGTAATGCTGAGCCGCCAGATGAGGAAACAGCACGTGGAATTATAGATAAATTATTCTTTAGTGACCAACGTTACTCTTTAGGTGAAGTAGGTCGTTATAGAATGAATAAAAAATTACAGTTAGATATCGGAATGGATAAGCAAGTGCTTACTAAAGAAGATATCATAACTATTATAAAGTATTTAATCGAGCTTATCAATTCTAAAGCGGAGATTGATGATATTGATCACTTATCTAACCGTCGTGTACGTACAGTAGGTGAGCAGTTATCTTCTCAGTTTGGTGTTGGTTTAGCACGTATGGCTCGTACTATACGTGAGCGTATGAACGTTCGTGATAATGAGGTGTTTACTCCAATAGATTTAATTAATGCTAAGACGTTATCGTCTGTAATTAATTCATTCTTTGGTACAAACCAGTTATCTCAATTTATGGATCAAACAAATCCATTAGCAGAGATTACTCATAAGCGCCGTTTATCGGCTCTTGGACCTGGAGGTCTTTCTAGAGAAAGAGCAGGTTTCGAGGTTCGTGATGTTCACTATACACACTACGGACGTTTATGTCCTATTGAAACACCAGAGGGACCAAATATTGGTTTAATTTCTTCACTTTCAGTATTTGCAAAGGTAAATTCAATGGGATTCATTGAAACACCTTATAGAAAAGTTACTGATGGTGTGGTTGATATTAAAAATGAACCAATTTATTTAAGTGCTGAAGAGGAAGAAGAAAAATTAATCGGTCAGGCAACTGTAAAAGTTGATGAGAATGGTAAAATTTTACATGATAAGGTAATTGCTAGAATGGAAGGTGACTTCCCTGTAATAGAGCCAACAGCTCTTGATTATACAGATGTTGCACCAAACCAAATCTCATCTATATCAGCATCTTTAATTCCTTTCTTAGAACATGATGATGCAAATAGAGCCTTGATGGGATCTAACATGATGCGTCAAGCAGTGCCTTTACTTAGAGTAGATGCGCCAATTGTAGGAACTGGTTTAGAACGTCAAGTAGCATCAGATTCTCGTGTTTTAATTAATGCAGAAGGAGTTGGAGAAGTTCTTTATGTAGATGCTAATGAAATTAAAATAAAATACGATCGTACTGAAGATGAAGCTAAAGTAAGTTTTGATAGTGATATTAAAACCTACCAATTAGTTAAATTCAGAAAAACAAACCAAGGAACTTCTATCAACCTTAAACCAATTGTAGTTAAAGGAGATAAAGTAACTAAAGGTCAGGTTTTATGTGAAGGATATGCTACTCAAAAAGGAGAGTTAGCACTTGGTAGAAATATGAAAGTAGCCTTCATGCCTTGGAAAGGATATAACTTTGAGGATGCGATTGTAATTTCTGAAAAAGTAGTTCGTGAAGATATATTCACATCTATTCATATAGATGAGTATTCTTTAGAAGTTAGAGATACTAAATTAGGTAATGAAGAGTTAACTAATGATATTCCTAATGTTTCTGAAGAAGCGACTAAAGATTTAGATGAAAACGGAATGATCCGTGTAGGTGCCGAGGTTAAACCTGGCGATATCCTAATTGGTAAAATTACACCAAAAGGTGAATCAGATCCAACACCAGAAGAAAAATTATTACGTGCTATCTTTGGAGATAAAGCAGGTGATGTGAAAGATGCTTCTTTAAAAGCGTCTCCTTCTTTACACGGTGTTGTTATTGAAAAGAAATTATTTGCTAGAGCTGTAAAAGATAAACGTAAGAGAGCTCAAGACAAAGATGATATTCTAGCTTTAGAAGCACAATACGACAGAAAGTTTGATGATTTAAAAGATGTTTTAATCGAAAAACTTTTCAATATTGTAAATGGAAAAACAGCTCAAGGTATTTTTAACGATTTAGGGGAAGAAGTTTTACCAAAAGGTAAAAAATTCACACTAAAAATGTTAAATGCTGTTGATGACTATGCCCATTTAGTGTCTGGAAAATGGACTACTGATGATCATACAAACCAATTAGTAGCCGATTTAATTCATAACTATAAAATTAAAGAAAACGATTTACAAGGTTCTTTAAGACGTGAGAAATTCACGATTTCTGTAGGTGATGAATTACCAGCAGGTATCATCAAATTAGCGAAAGTTTATATTGCTAAAAAACGTAAGCTTAAAGTTGGTGATAAAATGGCAGGACGTCACGGTAACAAAGGTATTGTTGCTCGTATCGTTCGTCAAGAAGATATGCCATTCTTGGAAGACGGAACGCCTGTTGATATTGTATTAAATCCACTTGGTGTACCATCTCGTATGAATATTGGTCAAATTTATGAAACTGTTCTTGGATGGGCAGGTCAAAAATTAGGACGTACTTACGCAACACCAATTTTCGATGGAGCTACTATAGATCAAATTAACGGATTTACAGATGAAGCTGGAATCCCAAGATATGGACATAGTTATTTATATGATGGTGGAACAGGACAGCGTTTCGATCAACCAGCAACAGTTGGTGTGATTTACATGCTGAAATTAGGACACATGGTAGACGATAAAATGCACGCGCGTTCTATTGGACCTTACTCATTAATCACACAACAACCTCTTGGTGGTAAAGCACAATTTGGTGGTCAGCGTTTTGGTGAGATGGAAGTTTGGGCACTTGAGGCTTATGGAGCATCAAGTACCTTACGTGAGATTTTAACTGTAAAGTCTGATGATGTTATTGGTAGAGCTAAAACTTACGAAGCTATCGTTAAAGGTGAGCCAATGCCAGATCCAGGATTACCAGAATCATTCAACGTACTTATGCACGAATTGAAAGGTTTAGGATTAGATATCAGATTAGAGGAGTAAAAAAATAGTTTACAGTATTCAGTCAGCAGTAAGTGCTGCGACTGAATACTGAATACTGAAAACTATAAAGAAAATGGCAAGAAAACAAGATAAGCATACAGTAAAGAGGTTTAACAAAATCTCAATTGGTTTAGCATCACCAGAGTCTATTTTAGCAGAGTCAAGAGGTGAAGTTTTAAAACCAGAAACTATCAATTATCGAACTCATAAACCAGAACGTGACGGTTTGTTCTGTGAGCGTATTTTTGGTCCTGTTAAGGATTACGAATGTGCTTGTGGTAAATATAAAAGAATTCGCTACAAAGGTATTGTTTGTGACCGTTGTGGTGTTGAAGTAACAGAAAAGAAAGTACGTCGTGATAGAGTAGGACACATTAATTTAGTGGTTCCTGTGGCTCACATTTGGTACTTCCGTTCATTACCAAACAAAATAGGTTATTTATTAGGATTACCATCTAAGAAATTAGATATGATTATTTACTACGAACGTTATGTAGTAATTCAGCCAGGTAATGCTAAAAATGAAGAGGGAGAACCATTACAAAAAATGGATTTCCTTACGGAAGAAGAATATTTAAATATTCTTGAATCACTTCCACAAGATAATCAATACTTAGATGATACAGACCCTAACAAGTTTCTTGCTAAAATGGGGGCTGAATGTTTAATTGATTTATTAGCTAGAATAGATTTAGAATCTTTATCGTACGAATTACGTCATAAAGCTAATACTGAAACATCTAAACAACGTAAAACAGAAGCTTTAAAACGTTTACAAGTTGTAGAAGCTTTACGTGAGTCTAACAATAATCGTGAAAATCGTCCTGAATGGATGATTATGAAAGTTGTGCCAATTATTCCGCCAGAATTACGTCCTTTAGTGCCGTTAGATGGTGGTCGTTTTGCTACTTCAGATTTAAATGATTTATACCGTCGTGTAATAATCAGAAACAACCGTCTTAAACGATTGGTTGAAATTAAAGCACCAGAAGTTATTTTACGTAATGAAAAACGTATGTTACAAGAATCTGTAGATTCATTGTTTGACAACACACGTAAATCATCTGCTGTAAAAACAGATTCTAACCGACCATTAAAATCATTATCAGATTCACTTAAAGGTAAGCAAGGACGTTTCCGTCAAAACTTACTTGGTAAGCGTGTTGATTATTCTGCACGTTCGGTAATTGTTGTTGGACCAGAATTAAGATTACACGAATGTGGATTGCCAAAAAATATGGCAGCAGAACTTTATAAACCTTTCGTAATTAGAAAATTAATTGAAAGAGGGATTGTAAAAACTGTAAAATCTGCAAAGAAAATTATAGATAAAAGAGAGCCTGTGGTTTGGGATATCTTGGAAAATGTTCTTAAAGGACATCCAGTATTACTAAACCGTGCGCCTACTTTACACCGTTTAGGTATTCAAGCTTTTCAACCTCAATTAATTGAAGGAAAAGCAATTCGTTTACACCCATTAGTATGTACGGCCTTTAATGCCGATTTTGATGGTGATCAAATGGCGGTACATTTACCATTAGGACCAGAAGCTATTTTAGAATGTCAATTATTAATGTTGGCGTCTCATAATATCTTAAATCCTGCTAATGGTTCTCCTGTAACAGTACCTTCACAAGATATGGTACTTGGTCTTTATTATATGACTAAGTTACGTACCTCTACTCCAGAAGTGCCAATTTTAGGAGAAGGTTTAACGTTTTATTCACCAGAAGAAGTTGAAATTGCTTTTAATGAAAAGAAAGTAGACTTAAATGCTGGTATTAAAGTAAGAACTATTGATTTAAATGAAGATGGGAAGTTAGATAGAATGATTGTAGAGACTACTGTTGGTCGTGTGTTGTTTAATCAACACGTGCCTCAAGCAGCAGGTTATATTAATCAAGTACTTACCAAAAAATCTTTAAGAGATATTATTGGTAATATTCTTAAAGTAACTTCGGTTCCTGAAACTGCAGATTTTCTTGATGCGATTAGAACTTTAGGGTTTAAATTTGCATTCCAAGGTGGATTATCATTCAGTTTAGGAGATATTATCATTCCACCAGAAAAACAAGGAATGATTGATAAAGCCAATGGCTTAGTTGACGGTATTATGGGTAACTATAACATGGGACTTATAACTAACAACGAACGTTATAATCAAGTTATTGATATTTGGACTTCTACAAATGCTGAATTGACTGAATTGTCAATGAAACGTATTCGTGAAGATCAACAAGGATTTAACTCGGTATTTATGATGCTTGATTCTGGAGCTCGTGGATCTAAAGAACAGATTCGTCAGCTTACAGGTATGCGTGGATTAATGGCGAAACCTAAAAAATCTAATGCTGGTGGAGGTGAAATTATTGAAAATCCGATTCTTTCTAACTTTAAAGAAGGTCTTTCAATTTTAGAATACTTTATTTCTACTCACGGTGCACGTAAAGGTCTTGCCGATACGGCTCTTAAAACGGCTGATGCAGGTTACTTAACACGTCGTTTAGTAGATGTATCTCAAGATGTTATTATTAACACTGAAGATTGTGGAACTTTAAGAGGTGTAGAAGTTGAGCCATTAAAGAAAAACGATGAAGTTGTTGAAACACTTGAGGAAAGAATTGTAGGTCGTGTATCTTTAAATGATGTATATAATCCATTAACAGACGAGTTGCTAGTTGAAGCAGGTCAGTTAATTGATGATGTTATAGCTAAAACTATTGAAGCATCACCTATAGAAAGTTTAGAAGTACGTTCTGCATTAACTTGTGAAGCTTTAAAAGGTATTTGTGCTAAATGTTACGGACGTAATCTTGCTACCGATAAAATGGTACAACGTGGTGAAGCTGTTGGTGTTGTTGCAGCCCAATCTATTGGAGAGCCAGGTACTCAGTTAACACTTCGTACATTCCACGTTGGTGGTATTGCAGGTAATATTTCAGAAGAAAATAAATTAGCTGTTAAGTTTGATGGTGTTGCTGAAATTGAAGATTTAAAAACAGTTAAAGGGCAAGATGGAGAAGGTAACGATATTGATGTTGTTATTTCTAGAACATCTGAACTTAAACTAACAGATAAGAAAACAGGTATTGTTTTAAGTACTAATAATATTCCTTACGGTTCAACTATTTTTGTTAAGAACGGTGATAGTTTAAGTAAAGGAGATGTTGTTTGTTCTTGGGATCCATATAATGGTGTTATTATTTCAGAATTTGCTGGTAAAGTAAAATATGAAAACATCGAACAAGGTATGACATACCAAGTTGAGATTGATGAGCAAACTGGTTTCCAAGAAAAGGTAATTTCTGAATCTAGAAACAAGAAGTTAATACCAACACTTCATATTGAAGACGCTAAAGGAGAAACAATTCGTTCGTACAACTTACCAGTTGGGGCGCACTTAATGATTGACGATGGCGAGAAAATTAATATTGGTAAAATTTTAGTTAAAATACCTCGTAAATCTGCAAAAGCAGGTGATATTACAGGAGGTTTACCTCGTGTAACTGAGTTATTTGAAGCTCGTAATCCTTCTAACCCAGCAGTAGTAAGTGCTATTGATGGTGTTGTTTCTTTTGGTAAAATTAAAAGAGGTAACCGTGAGATTATAGTAGAGTCTAAATTAGGTGATGTTAAGAAATACTTAGTGAAATTATCTAATCAAATTCTTGTTCAAGAAAATGATTATGTAAAAGCAGGTATGCCTTTATCTGATGGTTCTATTACGCCAAACGATATCTTAAATATTAAAGGACCTTCAGCAGTACAACAATACTTAGTAAATGAAGTACAAGAAGTATATCGTTTACAAGGTGTGAAAATTAATGATAAGCACTTTGAAGTTGTTGTAAGACAGATGATGCGTAAAGTACGTATTATTGATTCTGGTGATACTATTTTCTTAGAAGATCAATTAGCTCATAAAGCAGATTTTATACTAGAAAATGATGCTATTTTTGGAATGAAAGTTGTTGAAGATTCTGGTGATTCTGTAAATATTAAAGCAGGTCAAATTATTTCACCTCGTGAATTACGTGATGAAAATTCTCTTTTAAGAAGAGAGGATAAGCAACTTGTAGTAGCTAGAGATGCACAACCTGCAACTGCTACACCAATATTACAAGGTATTACAAGAGCATCACTTCAAACAAAATCATTTATTTCTGCGGCATCGTTCCAAGAGACAACTAAAGTTCTTAATGAAGCTGCTGTAGCAGGTAAAGTGGATTCTTTAGAAGGCTTGAAAGAAAATGTAATTGTTGGACATAGAATTCCAGCAGGTACAGGTATGAGAAGTTATTCTGATATTATAGTTGGCTCTAAAGAAGAGTTTGACGAAATGATGCAAGTAAAACAAGAATTAAATTATAACTAAATTGAGACTCAAGTTTCACGAGCCGAAGGGGAAGTGAAACTTGTAAGTCGAATTTATGCTGAGCTAAGTCGAGGCATTTCATAAAAACAAAAGCCTTCATGTTAATTAACTTGAAGGCTTTTATATTTAAAATTAAAATTATGGCAGACCAAAAAGAAAATCAAAAGCAAGGACAAATTAATATTGAATTAGATGAAAAAGTAGCAGAAGGAACTTATTCTAATCTAGCCATAATTAATCATTCAGTTTCAGAATTTGTTGTTGATTTTGTGAATATTATGCCAGGTGTTCCTAAAAGCAAAGTGAAATCTAGAATTATATTAACACCTCAGCATGCTAAACGATTATTAAAAGCTTTAGCCGATAATGTAAATAGATTTGAAAATTCACATGGTGAAATAAAAGATTATGAGCAACCTCCAATTCCATTAAATTTTGGACCAACTGGTCAAGCATAAAAAAAGCCTTTGAAAGTTAACTTTCAAAGGCTTTTTTTATATATTTAAGTTTTTATCATCAATTAAACTCCGAAACATAATGGAATTTTATACTCGGATATTTTTGTTGTGTCATTTGTAATGAAAATGAAGAGTCCGCTAAAAAGACTAATTGGTTTTGTTTGTCTTTAGCTAAAAAGCGTTGTTTTACTCTAACAAACTCTTTGTATTCATCATTTTTTGGATCTTCAGGATCTACCCAACACGCTTTATATACATTTAGGTTTTCGTATGTACACTTAGCGCCATACTCATGCTCTAATCGGTATTGAATAACTTCATATTGAAGTGCGCCAACTGTTCCAATAACTTTTCTACCATTTAGTTCTAGAGTAAATAACTGTGCTACACCTTCATCCATTAATTGATCGATGCCTTTAAAAAGCTGTTTAGATTTTAAAGGATCTGCATTATTAATATATCTAAAATGTTCTGGAGAGAAGCTAGGAACCCCTTTGTAATTTAAAACTTCACCTTCCGTTAATGTATCTCCAATTTTAAAAGTTCCCGTGTCCTGTAGGCCAACAATATCACCAGGATAGGATATGTCTACAATCTCTTTCTTTTCAGCAAAAAAGGCGTTAGGACTAGAAAATTTTACTTTTTTATTATGCCTTACATGTAAGTAAGGTGCATTACGTTTAAATTCACCAGATACAATTTTTATAAAAGCCAATCGATTTCTATGATTCGGATCCATATTGGCATGAATTTTAAAAACAAAGCCAGTAAATTTCTCTTCATTGGGTTTAACTAAACGTTCTTCACTTTGTTTTGGTCTAGGTTTTGGAGCAATATCAACAAAACAATCTAATAACTCTCTAACTCCAAAATTGTTTAAAGCAGAACCAAAAAATACAGGTTGTAAATTTCCGCTTAAATAATCTTCTTTATCAAATTTAGGATAAATACCATCAACAAGTTCTATCTCTTCTCTTAAAGTATTTGCTGCTTTTTCTCCAACTAGTTTATCTAATTCTGGAGATGATAAATCTGAAATTTCAATAGTTTCTTCAATATCTTTTCTACTATCTCCACTAAATAGATTTACGTTTTTCTCCCAAATATTATAAATCCCTTTAAAATCGTATCCCATTCCTATAGGGAAACTTAAAGGCGTTACTTTTAATCCTAATTTTTGCTCTACTTCATCTAATAAATCAAATGCATCTTTCCCTTCTCTATCCATTTTATTAATGAATACAATCATAGGAATGTTTCGCATTCGGCAAACTTCAACTAGTTTTTCTGTTTGTTCCTCTACACCCTTAGCAACATCAATAACTACAATAACACTATCTACAGCGGTAAGTGTTCTAAACGTGTCTTCAGCAAAATCTTTATGTCCAGGCGTATCAAGAATATTAATTTTAATACCATTATATTCAAATGCTAAAACAGAAGTTGCTACCGAAATTCCACGTTGGCGTTCAATTTCCATAAAGTCACTGGTAGCGCCTTTTTTTATTTTGTTACTTTTTACAGCCCCAGCTTCTTGTATGGCACCTCCAAAAAGAAGTAATTTTTCAGTTAAGGTTGTTTTACCAGCATCTGGATGCGATATAATACCAAAGGTACGTCTTCGTTGTATTTCTTTTAAAAAACTCATAAATATTTGTGCAAATGGGTTGCAAAGATAATATTTATAAGTTCAATAATGATATCCTGTTATAGCCATTTTAAATTTATGAATAGAAACATGTATTTTAAAAATATACTTGGTATTTTTGTTATGCTATGAAAGAAGAAAAAGTAATACTTGTTAACGAAAAGGATGAGCAAATAGGATTAATGCCTAAAATTGAAGCACACGAAAAAGCCTTACTTCATAGAGCTTTTTCAGTTTTTGTTTTTAATGATAAAAACGAACTTATGCTTCAACAACGGGCAGCACATAAATATCATTCTCCATTATTATGGACTAATACCTGTTGTAGTCATCAAAGAGAAGGAGAAACTAATATTGAAGCTGGTAAACGCCGTTTACAAGAAGAAATGGGTTTTGTAGTAGATTTAGAAGACTCTATATCATTTATTTATAAAGCGCCCTTTGATAATGGGTTAACCGAGCATGAATACGACCATGTATTATTAGGTTATAGTAATATTGAACCGATAATAAATACAGACGAAGTTGCTAGTTGGAAATGGATGTCGATTGAAGCTGTAAAAAACGATATTTTAAATAATCCTGAAATATATACAGAATGGTTTAAAATTATTTTTGATAAATTCTACGAACATATAAATATTTCGAAATGATAGTAACAGTTAGTAGAAAAGCACATTTTAATGCAGCACACAGGTTGTATAGAAAAGATTGGAGTTTTGAAAAGAATGAAGAAATATTTGGGTTGTGTAATAATCCAAATTATCATGGTCATAATTACGAATTAATAGTAAGCGTTACTGGCGAAATTGATCAGGAAACGGGCTATGTTATAGATATAAAAATTTTAAAAGATATTATTAAAGAAGAAGTAGAAGACGCTTTTGATCATAAAAATTTAAATATAGATGTCTTAGAATTTAAAGATTTAAACCCAACTGCAGAAAATATCTCTGTTGTTATATATAACAAGTTAAAGCCTAAATTAGCAAATCATTTAGACTTAGAAATAACACTTTATGAAACCCCACGAAATTTTGTAACTTATTCAGGAAAATAATAATGACAAATAATTTATACCCAATAAAATTTACGCCCATATTAAAAGATAAAATTTGGGGTGGACAAAAGTTAAAAACATTACTTAATAAGAATAGCGATTTACCAAATATTGGTGAAAGTTGGGAGATTAGTGATGTTGAAGGCGATACATCTATTGTATCTAACGGAAGTCTAAAAGGGCAATCATTAAAACAACTTTTAGAAACGTATAAAGCCGATTTAATTGGACTTAAAAATTATAGAATATTTAAAAATAAGTTTCCGCTTCTTATTAAATTTATAGATGCAAAGGAGGATTTATCTATTCAATTACATCCTAATGACGAACTCGCTGCTAAAAGACATAATTCCT
The nucleotide sequence above comes from Flavobacteriaceae bacterium HL-DH10. Encoded proteins:
- the idi gene encoding isopentenyl-diphosphate Delta-isomerase, with the protein product MKEEKVILVNEKDEQIGLMPKIEAHEKALLHRAFSVFVFNDKNELMLQQRAAHKYHSPLLWTNTCCSHQREGETNIEAGKRRLQEEMGFVVDLEDSISFIYKAPFDNGLTEHEYDHVLLGYSNIEPIINTDEVASWKWMSIEAVKNDILNNPEIYTEWFKIIFDKFYEHINISK
- a CDS encoding 6-carboxytetrahydropterin synthase; protein product: MIVTVSRKAHFNAAHRLYRKDWSFEKNEEIFGLCNNPNYHGHNYELIVSVTGEIDQETGYVIDIKILKDIIKEEVEDAFDHKNLNIDVLEFKDLNPTAENISVVIYNKLKPKLANHLDLEITLYETPRNFVTYSGK